The following are encoded in a window of Haliotis asinina isolate JCU_RB_2024 chromosome 14, JCU_Hal_asi_v2, whole genome shotgun sequence genomic DNA:
- the LOC137261428 gene encoding stabilizer of axonemal microtubules 3-like, giving the protein MSDFKEVNSERRQDWHETSAGVGHHYRPGYYFPNSEFQTQMREPLPSDLAKPDEITRDQIFQTTYGNAHDRKYPGGVFANTVHKKAPGHWKVNYVKDVAEKLGKGGWRRPLTMGNQQSETQDKFCAAPGIREKYHFEDFAGPQNFILQDHHKEGPSKYGRATTQNPKLQGKPFYVRDKGVLSLLDPYLSTTHKDHRSFKPDELKKYPKKDIATTWQCEDMPKSWGHGLKHNPFPKDSVPREPLPMRDTMMFPTATKIPRQPKAMVPVPHSGLKTEYSDLYIRPSHVRMRENFYCPVDTPFTLPAAGTKSVMTAPKMYNTEYQNVGSKKPVIV; this is encoded by the exons ATGAGCGACTTCAAGGAAGTGAATAGTGAGAGGCGACAAGACTGGCATGAAACGAGCGCAGGTGTTGGCCATCATTACAGGCCGGGATATTATTTTCCCAATTCTGAATTTCAG ACACAGATGAGAGAACCATTACCATCAGACCTTGCAAAACCAGATGAAATCACAAGGGATCAAATATTCCAAACAACTTATGGAAATGCACATGACAGAAAATACCCTGGAGGGGTGTTTGCCAACACTGTTCACAAGAAAGCTCCTGGACACTGGAAAGTGAATTATGTCAAGGATGTTGCTGAGAAG CTGGGCAAGGGTGGATGGCGGAGACCCTTAACAATGGGAAACCAGCAGAGCGAGACCCAGGATAAGTTCTGTGCTGCCCCTGGTATCAGGGAAAAATACCACTTTGAAGATTTTGCTGGACCCCAAAACTTTATTCTACAAGATCATCATAAGGAGGGACCTTCAAAG TATGGCCGTGCAACTACTCAAAATCCCAAGCTCCAGGGCAAACCATTCTACGTTCGAGACAAGGGTGTACTATCTCTGCTTGACCCTTACTTATCCACCACTCATAAAGATCATCGTTCATTCAAACCTGATGAGCTCAAGAAATATCCCAAGAAAGACATAGCAACAACTTGGCAGTGTGAGGACATGCCAAAATCCTGGGGCCATGGCCTCAAACACAA TCCATTCCCTAAAGATTCTGTACCACGAGAGCCCCTCCCTATGAGAGACACCATGATGTTCCCTACAGCTACAAAGATCCCCCGCCAGCCTAAAGCAATGGTGCCAGTACCTCACTC GGGCTTGAAGACTGAATACTCAGACTTGTACATACGTCCATCACATGTTCGGATGAGGGAGAACTTCTACTGTCCAGTTGACACGCCCTTCACCCTCCCAGCCGCTGGTACCAAGTCTGTTATGACTGCACCCAAGATGTACAACACAGAATATCAGAATGTTGGCAGCAAGAAACCAGTCATTGTTTAA
- the LOC137261427 gene encoding uncharacterized protein yields the protein MAETKNHETRYFIAKCANITALKKCSASGIWACRDRTTSQEQPRTILSQCLQEGRVVLIFSVNNCHGWHGYCEMIDRPGDYDPDDKDEKGQVDGESGETIQWHYFRVVWKCLFVSEFSEQCVSFKETEFLLPDGTSVNKSRNWQEVSARIGEKMCSLIEKLYSDLTLKRKQKDDEKIARLPPPFLESDDNESVKNYWASVVEKVERELGRVHLACPFGSQRYNLDGPESDIDVFIVYQADTTSILGFNPPKQTIKNSDREQCDYTILELHRYCELLCGGDPRCVETLYLHQSTIIHCSSQWRQLTQLAPLMLTRQCLDKYLRDAQGSNGVKQYRKWCDENPGCSDLPAKMNKLCYIIIRLLQNARDVVKKGPVHVFREEGSEERNVILSVRRGELTSSQVWQIIHSLQQEIEYGQDDLTTDSPASSVEKWLLQQRYCNFTETFTLAKNNQ from the exons ATGGCTGAGACCAAAAATCACGAAACTAGGTACTTCATTGCTAAATGTGCCAACATCACTGCATTGAAGAAGTGCTCTGCGTCTGGCATCTGGGCCTGTAGAGACAGGACCACCTCTCAAGAACAGCCAAGAACCATTCTATCTCAATGCCTCCAGGAGGGTCGTGTGGtgttgatattcagtgtgaaCAACTGCCACGGTTGGCATGGCTACTGTGAAATGATTGACAGACCCGGAGACTATGACCCAGATGACAAAGATGAAAAAGGCCAAGTAGATGGAGAatcaggggagacaattcagtggcaTTATTTTCGagttgtatggaaatgtttgtttgtgagtGAATTCAGTGAGCAGTGTGTTTCATTTAAGGAAACTGAGTTCTTGCTTCCAGATGGTACCTCTGTAAATAAGTCAAGAAACTGGCAAGAGGTATCAGCAAGAATTGGTGAGAAAATGTGCTCTCTTATTGAAAAATTATACAGTGACTTGACTTTGAAACGTAAACAAAAAGATGATGAAAAGATAGCTCGACTTCCACCACCATTCCTGGAAtcagatgacaatgagagtgtGAAGAATTACTGGGCAAGCGTTGTTGAAAAGGTTGAAAGGGAGCTGGGCAGAGTTCATCTAGCATGCCCGTTTGGAAGTCAAAG ATACAACCTGGATGGGCCAGAGAGCGACATTGATGTGTTTATTGTGTATCAAGCTGACACTACCAGCATCCTGGGCTTCAATCCTCCAAAACAGACAATCAAG AATAGTGATAGAGAGCAATGTGACTACACGATTCTTGAGCTGCACCGATACTGTGAGCTTCTGTGTGGAGGCGACCCACGGTGTGTGGAGACACTGTACCTCCACCAGTCTACCATCATCCACTGCTCCAGTCAGTGGCGGCAACTCACTCAACTGGCTCCACTCATGCTGACAAG ACAATGCCTGGACAAGTATTTGCGAGATGCTCAGGGTTCAAATGGGGTCAAACAGTACAGGAAGTGGTGTGATGAAAACCCAGGTTGCAGTGACCTTCCAGCTAAGATGAACAAGCTCTGTTACATCATCATCAGACTGCTTCAGAATGCAAG AGATGTGGTCAAGAAGGGGCCAGTCCATGTATTTCGTGAAGAGGGGAGTGAAGAGAGGAATGTCATCTTGTCTGTCCGCCGAGGGGAACTTACATCCAGTCAGGTGTGGCAAATTATACACAG CCTACAGCAAGAAATAGAATATGGTCAGGATGATCTCACCACAGACAGTCCAGCATCTTCAGTGGAGAAATGGCTTCTTCAGCAGAGATATTGTAATTTTACTGAGACCTTCACTTTGGCCAAGAATAACCAATAA